One genomic segment of Candidatus Marsarchaeota archaeon includes these proteins:
- a CDS encoding NUDIX hydrolase yields MFRGAFVCVFDKSLSSVLLLNRNWEWKRKQGKVWEGMPRWGNVGGAVEAGETPLQGCIREVKEEIGIRLDPKRLVEVEVRKSPTGSAPYTLHFYATAIDRNTKISLNGESKSYKWFSLMGLPNDMLDSRDDVLRWQGLLKVKTGIA; encoded by the coding sequence ATGTTTAGAGGCGCCTTCGTATGCGTATTTGACAAATCTCTTTCTAGTGTACTATTGCTGAACAGGAACTGGGAATGGAAGCGGAAGCAGGGAAAGGTGTGGGAAGGCATGCCAAGGTGGGGCAATGTTGGTGGGGCGGTAGAAGCCGGCGAAACACCACTGCAGGGGTGCATAAGAGAGGTCAAGGAGGAGATCGGCATAAGACTAGACCCTAAGAGGCTTGTTGAGGTAGAGGTGAGGAAATCACCTACAGGATCGGCGCCTTACACACTGCATTTCTACGCTACTGCGATAGACAGGAACACAAAGATTTCTCTGAATGGCGAATCGAAAAGCTACAAATGGTTCAGCTTAATGGGCTTGCCTAATGATATGCTTGACTCAAGGGATGACGTGCTGAGGTGGCAGGGTCTGCTGAAGGTTAAAACCGGCATCGCCTAA
- a CDS encoding vitamin K epoxide reductase family protein yields the protein MRVSWPKFIVLIVMSLFGLWSSSMVLFLFYTLHSPLPFCVLGNTLASNSIVINCYKVLQSSYDSVFGVPLDVLAAVYFVINLGLVYLVSFGSDRVFKRAFRLLFGWRFFGLVLVPYLIYLEIFVVKAICIYCTVMHAAIIVDFIIITYFLFYKKSFRGFIAKS from the coding sequence ATGCGCGTGAGCTGGCCAAAGTTCATCGTGCTCATAGTAATGTCGCTGTTCGGCCTGTGGAGCTCATCCATGGTGCTCTTCCTGTTTTACACGCTGCACAGCCCGCTGCCATTCTGCGTGCTCGGCAATACCCTTGCGTCGAACAGCATCGTGATAAACTGCTACAAGGTGCTCCAGAGCAGCTACGATTCGGTGTTTGGCGTGCCGCTTGACGTGCTGGCCGCGGTTTACTTCGTGATAAATCTTGGTCTGGTGTATCTTGTAAGCTTCGGAAGCGACCGCGTGTTCAAGCGCGCGTTCAGGTTGCTATTCGGATGGCGATTCTTCGGCCTGGTGCTGGTGCCATACTTAATTTATCTCGAAATTTTTGTAGTGAAAGCCATATGCATATACTGCACTGTGATGCATGCCGCAATAATAGTCGACTTCATAATAATAACGTACTTCCTTTTCTACAAGAAGAGCTTCAGGGGCTTCATCGCAAAGAGTTGA